Within Pyxidicoccus trucidator, the genomic segment AGCGCAGGTTGAGGACCAGGTTCACCATCTCCCCGCGCGTCTTCTTGGGGAGCAGGGCGTACTTCACGCCCCCGGGCAGCTCGCCGCGCTGCACGCGCGCCTCGACGTTGGCGGGGGAGGGGTCGAACTGCTCGCCCTGCGCCACCGCGTCGCGGCCCTTGTAGCCGTCCATCATCTTCGCCACGTCCACCGGCGGCGGCATCTCCGCGCGGTCCGGCTTCGGCGTGGGGAGGAACGCGCCCAGCGTGCGGTTGGAGGGCTTGAGGTACGTGGCCGCCACGCGCGTCACGTCCTCGGGCTTCACGGCCTCGATACGGTCGCGGTGCAGGAAGAACAGGCGCCAGTCGCCGGTGGCGGCCCACTCGGAGAGCTGGATGGCGGCGCGCTCGGAGTTGTTGAGCGTCAGTTCAATGGACTTGATGAGCTGCGTCTTGGCGCGGGTGACTTCCTCCTCGGTGAAGGGCGTCTTGGAGGACTCCTCCACCGTCTGCAGGAAGGCCTCGCGCGCGGGAGCCAGCGGCTGGTCCTCGCGCAGCTCCACGGAGAAGGTGAGGACTCCCGGGTCGCGGAGCTGCAGGTTGGAGGCTCCGGTGCGCGCCGCCTTCTTCGGCACCACCAGCGACTTGTAGAGCCGGCCGGAGGGGTTATTGCCCATGATGAGCGTGAGCACGTCGATGGCGGCGAAGTCCGGGTGGGCGCCCTCGGGCACGTGGTACAGGCTGGTGAGGATGGAGGTGTCGCCCACGCGGCGCAGCGTCACCTCGCGCTCGCCGTCCTGCGCGGGCTCGGCGGTGTACGTGGAGGGCACGGGCGTGGCGGGCTTCTTCAGTCGGCCGAAGGTGTCCTGAATCATGGAGAGGGCCTTGCCCTCCTCGAAGCGGCCGGCGACGACGAGCACGGCGTTATCGGGCCGGTAGTACTTCCGATAGAAGTCCTGGAGCCGGTCGATGGGCACGTTCTCCAGGTCCGAGCGCGCGCCGATGGTGGCCTTGCCGTAGCTGTGCCAGATGTACGCGGCGGACATGACGCGCTCGAAGAGGATGCCGCGCGGGTCGTTCTCACCGGACTCGAACTCGTTGCGGACGACGGTCATCTCGCTGTCGAGGTCCTTGCGAGCGATGAAGCTGTTGACCATGCGGTCGGCCTCGAAGGAGAGGGCCCAGCGCAGGTTGTCGTCCGAGGCGGGGAGCGTCTCGTAGTAGTTGGTGCGGTCCATCCAGGTGGTGCCGTTGGGACGGGCGCCGCGCTCGGTGAGGGCCTGGGGGATGTTCTTGATGGTGGGCGTGCCCTTGAACATCAGGTGTTCGAGCAGGTGGGCCATGCCCGTCTCGCCGTAGCCCTCGTGCTTGCTGCCCACGAAGTACGTCACGTTGACGGTGACGTTGGGCTTGGTGGGGTCCGGGAAGAGGAGCACGCGCAGGCCATTGGGCAGGCGGTACTCGGTGATGCCCTCCACGCTCGCAACCGGAGCGAGCGCGGGGCCCTTCGCCTTGCCCTTCGCCGGGGCGGCGCGGGCCGTGGGAGCGGGCGCGGCCCTGGGAGAGGGAGCGGGGGACTGGGCCCATACCGGGGTGGTGGCCACCAGCAGGGCGGCCAGCAGGGGGAGCGGGGTACGACGCTTCATGCGGTCCTCGCGGGTCGTCTGGAAGTGCACCGGCTTCTAACCCGGTATGGGCCCCCCGCCATCCCGAACGGCGCCAGTCCGGCCGGCCGGGCGTCTCGGGAGTGACATCCGTGGGGGCGGAGGCTGGGAAGAACCGGAGAAGCGGGTGGGGTGGATGGGGGGCGTTTGGTGACTCCACGGGTTCTCCGTGAGGTTGCCGCCCTGTGAGGTTGACTGCGGGCTCGGTCGACGTAGCATGAGTCCGGGCACCTGGAAGGTGCGCGACTGCCGGGCAGGTCCGTGTGGATCCGCGGGCGGCGACCGGATGGGCCGGCGTGTGCGGTTCGACGTTCGGGACAGCGGAAGCCCCGTATGACCTGACAGGTCTTTCACGAGTCAACAGCCGTGTCAGATTGGATTGCTAGGGTGCATGACATCCAACCGGGGAATGATCTTCGGCTGGAAGGAGGAAGAGCAGATGGCGATGGCAACAGGTGGAGACCTGCTGATCAGGCAGAGCATGCAGGAACTGCGTGAGTCTCATCTCGAGGTGCTGGCGGCGCATGCGCGGGTGGACGAGAAGCTCATCGAGGTCGACGGGAACCTGAATCAGTTCCGGCACGAAGTCTCCTCGTTGAGCCAGACCATGGGTGTGGCGCGTCAGGAGCTGACTTCGCTGAGTGAAGCCGTGGGTGCGGTGAATCAGGACCTGACTTCGCTGCGCCAGGACGTGGGTGCGGTGAGTCAGGACGTGACTTCGCTGCGCCAGGACCTGACTTCGCTGCGCCAGGACGTGGGTGCGGTGAGTCAGGACGTGACTTCACTGCGTGAGACCGTGGGGGTGCTCGACCAGAAGGTGAGCTCTCTGGGCGAGACCGTGACGGTCCTGGGTCAGACCGTGGGGGTGCTCGACCAGAAGGTGAGCTCTCTGGGCGAGACCGTGACGGTCCTGGGTCAGAACGTGGGGGTGCTCGACCAGAAGGTGAGCTCACTCGGCGAGACCGTGACGGTCCTGGGTCAGAACGTGGGAGTGCTCGACCAGAAGGTGAACTCACTCGGCGAGACCGTGACGGTCCTGGGTCAGCGTGTGGATTCGCTGGACCAGAAGATGGATTCGTTGAGTGAGTCCATGGGAGTGACGGGTCAGAAGGTGGACTTGTTGGACAAGAAGGTGGACTCGCTTGGCCAGACCATGACCGTGATGGACCAGAAGGTGACTTCGGTGAGCCAGACCAACGAAGTGCTGGGCGAAGGTCTCACCGGCCTCACGCGCGTCTTCCACTCGACCAAGGTCACCCACGAGGGGTTCTTCGAGAAGATGGGCCGCACGCTGAACATGCTCATCGATCAGCAGACGCAAGACCGAACCACGCTCGGAGACCACGAGCGCCGTCTGAGCCTGCTCGAACAAGCCTGAGCCCTCGTGCGAAGGAGGGTGGCACACCACCGCCCTCCCATCCGTGCCCCGCGGGGTGCACGCCTGTCGCCTCCGACATGGACCTCCGCCCGGCACCCGCCACGACAGCCGCTCCACGGTGTGCTTCGCCAGCGTGACGGTTAACCTGAGCCCACGGGTCCGGGCTCCACGGCCGGAACGAAGGGACACGGGATGCGGCTGGTGCTCCTCTCCGACACGCACATGCACCACGCGGCGCTGCACGTGCCCCCGTGTGACGTGCTCATCCACGCGGGTGACTTCACGGGCCGGGGACGTCGCCAGGAGGTGGAGGAGTTCCTGCGCTGGTTCTCCCTCTGCGAGGCTCGCGAGAAGGTGCTCGTCGCCGGCAACCACGACTTCCTCTGCGAGGAGGCACCTGACCTCGCGCGCGCTCTCATCCAGCAGGCCGGCGTGCGCTACCTCTGTGACGAGGAGTCCCTCGTGGCCGGGCTGCGCATCTGGGGCTCACCCGTGACTCCGCGCTTCGGAGACTGGGCCTTCAACCGCGACCGGGGTCCGGACATCAACGCCCACTGGCAGCGCATCCCCGAGGGCCTCGACATCCTCATCACCCACGGTCCGCCGAGCGGGCTGGGAGACCGGACCTGGTCTGGCATCGCCGCCGGCTGTGTGGACCTGCTGGCCCGCGTGCGCCAGGTGCAGCCCCGGCTCCACGTCTTCGGCCACATCCACGAGGCCCACGGTGAGTTCTCGCTGCCCGGACTCTCCACGCGCTTCCTCAATGTCTCCAACTGCCGGCTGATGCCCTTCGGCGTCCGCCCTCCTGTCGTCTTGGACCTGGAGCCTCGCCCCACGACGGACGGAACCCCGGGGCAGGCCCTCGGCTGAGGCGCCACCGGCCCCACCCGCCACACGTGGCACCCTGGCCCCCGCGCCGAGAACCCGTGCGGGGAGGTGAAGTCGGAATCGCCCCGCCGCCGCTTCTCCGGGGTTCCCTCCTGTCGTGCGGACGCCTGCCTGCCGTGGCCCCGTCCCTACCGGCAACGTGAGGCGCGGAGCCCCACCGTGCCCTCGCCGTGGGCCCCGGCACTGTCGCCTCGTAGCCACTGGGGAGAGGGCATGCTCCGCCTCGAAAGAGCCCCTGTCCCGGGGCCCGCCCTTCCGCCCGGCGAGGAGCCTGGGGCACGGACTCCTCCCGGGAGCTCCCGGGCCACGCCTCGGGGCCGAGGACGTGCAAGCATCGTCGCCCCGGCTCGTTAGTAGTAAGGACCGCTCGGGCGGGGCCGTGCCCTGTCTCGTGCGCACCAGGAGTCCCTTCGGATGAAACGATTTCTCATCGGCTCGCTGGCCTTCATCGGCGCGATGTCCGTCCTCTTCGTGGTGGGCCTCATCGCCCTGATGGTGCTGGCGTCGGCGAGCCGTCCGACGGTGCCATCCAGCGTCGTGCTGGAGCTGGACCTGGAGGACCCGCTGCCCGAGTACGTGCTGGGCGACTCGCTCAGCGGTGCCTTCGGTGAGGACCCGGCCACGGTGCGCGACGTGGTGGACGCGCTGGAGAAGGCGGGAGACGACCCGCGCGTGAAGTCGCTGGTGGCCCGAGTGGGCAACCCGGGCAGCCCCGCCGCCGCGCAGGAGCTGCGCGACGCGGTGAAGGCCTTCCGCGCCAAGGGCAAGAAGGCCGTGGCCTACGCGGACACCTTCGGCGAGCTGGGCAACTCCACCATCGGCTACTACGTCGCGTCCGCCTTCGACGAGGTCTACATCCAGCCGTCCGGTGACTTGAACATCACCGGCCTCTCCTTCGAGACGCCCTTCGCCCGCGACGCCTTCGCGAAGCTGGGCGTCACCCCGCGCTTCCAGAAGCGCGCCGAGTACAAGAACGCCGTCAACACCTATACGGAGCAGGGCTACAACGCTCCGCACCGCGAGGCCATGGAGCGCTTCACGCAGAGCCTCTTCGGCCAGGTGGTGCGCGGCATCGCCGAGGACCGGAAGCTGACCGAGGACGTCGTGCGCGGCCTCATCGACCGGGCGCCGCTGTTCGGCCAGGAGGCGGTGGACGCGAAGCTGGTGGACGGGCTGCGCTACCGCGACGAGGTCATGGCCGAGGTGAAGAAGGACGCGGGCGAAGGCGCCGAGCTGCTCTACGTGCACAAGTACCTGGGCCGCGCCGGCCGGCCGCACACCTCGGGAGACACCATCGCCCTGGTGTACGGCGTGGGCGGGGTGTCGCGCGGGAAGAGCCAGTCCAGCCCGCTGGGTGGCGGACAGGTCATGGGCGGAGACAGCGTGGCGGCGGCGCTGCGCAAGGCCACCGAGGACTCACGGGTGAAGGCGATTGTGTTCCGCGTGGACAGCCCGGGCGGCAGCTACGTGGCCAGCGACACCGTGCGCCGCGAGGTGCAGCGCGCGAAGGACGCGGGCAAGCCCATCATCGTCACCATGGGCACCTACGCCGCGAGCGGCGGCTACTTCGTCGCCATGGACGCGGACCGCATTGTCGCGCAGCCGGGCACGCTCACCGGCAGCATCGGCGTGTACACGGGCAAGTTCGTGACGGAGGCCTTCTGGGAGCGGCTGGGGGTCAACTTCGAGACGATTTCCGCGGGCCGCAACGCCACCATGCAGGACTCGGACGCGGACTTCACCCCGGAGCAGCTCGCGCGCGCGGAGGCGGCGATGGACCACATCTACGCGGACTTCACGAAGCGCGCGGCGGCAGGACGGAAGATGCCGCTGGAGAAGCTGCAGGGGCTGGCCAGGGGCCGCGTGTGGACGGGCGAGGACGCGCTGGCGCACGGGCTGGTGGACTCGCTGGGCGGCTACCCGAAGGCGCTCGAGCTGGCGAAGGAGCTGGCGAAGCTGCCCGCCGACGCCCGCGTCAACGTGGAGGTGTACCCGCGCAAGAAGGCCACGTCCGAGGTGCTGTCCGAGCTGCTCGGCGGGACGGGCGAGAACAGCGAGGACGACGTCACCTCGGTGAGTGCCCTGTCCCCGTGGGCGCCCCTGCTGGAGGGCGTGCGCGGCGTGTACTCGCTCGGTGCGCGGATGGGCCTGTTCGAGCAGCAGCGGGGCGCGCTCTACACCCCCATGCCCCAGGCGAGCTGGGAGTGACGTGAAGGCCCCTCGCCCGGGCGCGACGTGACGCCTCCGTGCTTCACGGACGCCCGC encodes:
- a CDS encoding M16 family metallopeptidase; its protein translation is MKRRTPLPLLAALLVATTPVWAQSPAPSPRAAPAPTARAAPAKGKAKGPALAPVASVEGITEYRLPNGLRVLLFPDPTKPNVTVNVTYFVGSKHEGYGETGMAHLLEHLMFKGTPTIKNIPQALTERGARPNGTTWMDRTNYYETLPASDDNLRWALSFEADRMVNSFIARKDLDSEMTVVRNEFESGENDPRGILFERVMSAAYIWHSYGKATIGARSDLENVPIDRLQDFYRKYYRPDNAVLVVAGRFEEGKALSMIQDTFGRLKKPATPVPSTYTAEPAQDGEREVTLRRVGDTSILTSLYHVPEGAHPDFAAIDVLTLIMGNNPSGRLYKSLVVPKKAARTGASNLQLRDPGVLTFSVELREDQPLAPAREAFLQTVEESSKTPFTEEEVTRAKTQLIKSIELTLNNSERAAIQLSEWAATGDWRLFFLHRDRIEAVKPEDVTRVAATYLKPSNRTLGAFLPTPKPDRAEMPPPVDVAKMMDGYKGRDAVAQGEQFDPSPANVEARVQRGELPGGVKYALLPKKTRGEMVNLVLNLRWGTEDAVSGKTDAAQYAGRMLMRGTTKRSRQQLQDAFDKLKARVGVDGGLTGATVSIECPRASLPEALKLVTEVLREPAFDAKEFALLKQERLAALESQRSEPETQGSIAFWRTLSAQYPKGHPYYVPTLEERLAGVKDTKLEDVRAFHKAFYGASNGELAVVGDFEPKELMPLAGDLLAGWKSPAPFKRVAQVFVERGPQVVAMETPDKANAYYLAGQSLKLRKDDADWPALMLGNFVLGGGFLNSRLATRIRQKDGLSYGVGSGLDAGDIDAVGNFVTYAIFAPENATRLEAAMREEVSRAVQKGYSAEELEKARAGLLEYRQAARAQDGGLARQLAGYLYLGRTLAFDATIEEKLSRLKPEDVRKAMERHVDWAKVTQVKAGDFVNAEKKAKAPVQAPAAP
- a CDS encoding metallophosphatase domain-containing protein, with product MRLVLLSDTHMHHAALHVPPCDVLIHAGDFTGRGRRQEVEEFLRWFSLCEAREKVLVAGNHDFLCEEAPDLARALIQQAGVRYLCDEESLVAGLRIWGSPVTPRFGDWAFNRDRGPDINAHWQRIPEGLDILITHGPPSGLGDRTWSGIAAGCVDLLARVRQVQPRLHVFGHIHEAHGEFSLPGLSTRFLNVSNCRLMPFGVRPPVVLDLEPRPTTDGTPGQALG
- the sppA gene encoding signal peptide peptidase SppA, with the translated sequence MKRFLIGSLAFIGAMSVLFVVGLIALMVLASASRPTVPSSVVLELDLEDPLPEYVLGDSLSGAFGEDPATVRDVVDALEKAGDDPRVKSLVARVGNPGSPAAAQELRDAVKAFRAKGKKAVAYADTFGELGNSTIGYYVASAFDEVYIQPSGDLNITGLSFETPFARDAFAKLGVTPRFQKRAEYKNAVNTYTEQGYNAPHREAMERFTQSLFGQVVRGIAEDRKLTEDVVRGLIDRAPLFGQEAVDAKLVDGLRYRDEVMAEVKKDAGEGAELLYVHKYLGRAGRPHTSGDTIALVYGVGGVSRGKSQSSPLGGGQVMGGDSVAAALRKATEDSRVKAIVFRVDSPGGSYVASDTVRREVQRAKDAGKPIIVTMGTYAASGGYFVAMDADRIVAQPGTLTGSIGVYTGKFVTEAFWERLGVNFETISAGRNATMQDSDADFTPEQLARAEAAMDHIYADFTKRAAAGRKMPLEKLQGLARGRVWTGEDALAHGLVDSLGGYPKALELAKELAKLPADARVNVEVYPRKKATSEVLSELLGGTGENSEDDVTSVSALSPWAPLLEGVRGVYSLGARMGLFEQQRGALYTPMPQASWE